A window from Roseburia sp. 499 encodes these proteins:
- a CDS encoding helix-turn-helix transcriptional regulator, which yields MSRGTNQKFKFTYLMKIMQAKTDDEHSLTMPQIMDELEKYNVTAERKSIYTDFQDMTEKFGVEIIKEQIGRETYYHVGAREFELAEVKLLIDAIQSSKFITLKKSRELIAKIKSFVSEHQAKQLQRQVYINDRVKTMNESVYYNVDDVHTAINQNKKIRFKYYKWDINKKLVPRHNGDWFVVSPWALTWDDENYYMVAFDDLDHKIKHYRVDKMMRISIEDEMREGKEEFKNFDMAEYSKSTFGMYQGRKTKVKIQFANDMCGVFIDRFGKDISFRTIDDEHSELLVDVNVSPQFFGWIFSLGKDVKVTGPSEVVEQMREAAKEFLGNLN from the coding sequence ATGTCGAGAGGAACGAACCAGAAGTTTAAATTTACTTATCTTATGAAAATAATGCAGGCGAAGACGGATGATGAGCATAGCCTTACCATGCCACAAATTATGGATGAACTTGAAAAATACAATGTTACCGCTGAGAGAAAAAGTATTTATACAGATTTTCAGGATATGACAGAGAAGTTTGGAGTTGAGATTATAAAGGAACAGATTGGTAGAGAAACCTATTACCATGTTGGAGCAAGAGAATTTGAACTTGCAGAGGTGAAGCTTCTTATTGATGCGATTCAGTCTTCGAAGTTTATCACACTGAAAAAATCCCGTGAACTGATTGCCAAGATTAAGAGCTTTGTAAGCGAGCATCAGGCGAAGCAGTTGCAACGCCAGGTGTATATCAATGATCGCGTAAAGACCATGAATGAGTCCGTGTATTATAACGTTGATGATGTTCATACAGCAATCAATCAGAATAAGAAGATTCGATTCAAATATTATAAATGGGACATAAATAAAAAACTTGTTCCAAGACATAATGGAGACTGGTTCGTTGTCAGTCCATGGGCTCTTACCTGGGATGATGAGAATTATTACATGGTGGCCTTTGATGATTTGGATCATAAGATTAAGCATTATCGTGTAGATAAGATGATGCGAATTTCTATTGAAGATGAGATGCGTGAAGGTAAAGAAGAATTCAAAAACTTTGATATGGCTGAGTATTCCAAGTCGACATTCGGGATGTATCAGGGGCGGAAGACAAAGGTGAAAATTCAATTTGCCAATGATATGTGTGGGGTTTTCATTGACAGATTTGGTAAGGACATTTCCTTTCGGACGATTGATGATGAGCACAGTGAGCTTCTTGTGGACGTGAATGTCAGCCCACAGTTCTTTGGATGGATTTTTAGTCTGGGTAAGGATGTGAAGGTAACCGGACCAAGTGAAGTAGTAGAGCAGATGCGAGAAGCTGCAAAGGAGTTTCTTGGAAATTTGAATTAA
- a CDS encoding arsenate reductase family protein: MNIQIFGTKKCNDTKKAERFFKERGIKYQFIDMKEKGMSKGEFISVAQVNGGLENMINWDGKEQDTLALIKYIADEDKLEKILENPSVIKTPVVRNGKQSTLGYQPDVWKGWN, from the coding sequence ATGAACATACAGATTTTTGGCACGAAAAAATGCAACGATACCAAGAAAGCAGAACGCTTTTTCAAGGAACGTGGTATCAAGTATCAGTTTATCGATATGAAAGAGAAGGGCATGAGTAAGGGTGAATTCATATCGGTTGCTCAGGTAAATGGTGGTCTTGAGAATATGATTAATTGGGATGGAAAAGAACAAGATACGCTTGCGCTTATCAAGTACATTGCTGATGAAGACAAACTGGAAAAAATTTTGGAGAATCCTTCTGTAATTAAGACACCGGTTGTAAGGAATGGGAAACAGTCAACACTAGGTTATCAGCCTGATGTGTGGAAGGGATGGAATTAA
- a CDS encoding HIRAN domain-containing protein, translated as MAEIYFTIAGTNHYHGQKFIEPKMEVKLVKEPDNEYDKEAIKVEMSGLETIGYVANSPYTVVGESFSAGRLYDKVGDTARGTVLYVLPKGVLCVLEIEDVITGESLDR; from the coding sequence ATGGCAGAGATTTATTTTACGATTGCAGGAACAAATCATTATCACGGACAGAAGTTTATTGAACCTAAGATGGAAGTGAAACTAGTCAAGGAACCGGATAATGAATATGACAAAGAAGCTATCAAGGTTGAAATGTCTGGATTAGAAACGATTGGTTATGTTGCAAATAGTCCTTACACAGTAGTTGGAGAGAGTTTCAGTGCCGGTAGACTGTACGACAAGGTTGGAGATACAGCAAGAGGAACTGTTCTTTATGTACTTCCAAAGGGAGTGCTTTGTGTGCTTGAGATTGAAGATGTTATTACAGGCGAAAGCCTGGATAGATAG